The following are encoded together in the Triticum dicoccoides isolate Atlit2015 ecotype Zavitan chromosome 6B, WEW_v2.0, whole genome shotgun sequence genome:
- the LOC119326530 gene encoding 1-aminocyclopropane-1-carboxylate oxidase 1-like, whose amino-acid sequence MAIPANAAVSMNFPVINMEKLETGERGAAMEVIHDACQNWGFFELLNHGISHELMDEVERVSKAHYAACREEQFKEFAARTLEAGEKGADVKDVDWESTFFVRHLPASNLADLPDLDHHYRQVMKEFASEIEKLAEKVLDLLCENLGLEQGYLKRAFAGSRGPTFGTKVSSYPPCPRPDLVDGLRAHTDAGGVILLFQDDQVSGLQLLKDGAWVDVPPMRHAIVVNIGDQLITNGRYMSVMHRVLTRADGNRMSIASFYNPGADAVIFPAPALVGAADAAERNEGEEGTAVYPRFVFEDYMNLYVRHKFEAKEPRFKAMKADAAPIATA is encoded by the exons ATGGCAATTCCTGCTAATGCTGCTGTCTCGATGAACTTCCCGGTGATCAACATGGAGAAGCTTGAGACCGGGGAGAGGGGCGCGGCCATGGAGGTCATCCACGACGCCTGCCAGAACTGGGGATTCTTCGAG CTGCTGAACCATGGCATCTCGCACGAGCTGATGGACGAGGTGGAGCGGGTGAGCAAGGCGCACTACGCGGCGTGCCGCGAGGAGCAGTTTAAGGAGTTCGCAGCGAGGACGCTGGAGGCCGGCGAGAAGGGCGCCGACGTGAAGGACGTGGACTGGGAGAGCACCTTCTTCGTCCGCCACCTCCCCGCCTCCAACCTCGCCGACCTGCCCGACCTCGACCACCACTACAG ACAAGTGATGAAGGAATTCGCGTCCGAGATCGAGAAGCTGGCGGAGAAGGTGCTGGACCTGCTGTGCGAGAACCTGGGTCTGGAGCAGGGCTATCTCAAGCGGGCCTTCGCCGGGTCCAGGGGACCGACGTTCGGCACCAAGGTCAGCAGCTACCCGCCGTGCCCACGCCCCGACCTGGTCGACGGCCTCCGCGCGCACACCGACGCCGGCGGCGTCATCCTGCTGTTCCAGGACGACCAGGTGAGCGGGCTTCAGCTCCTGAAGGACGGGGCCTGGGTGGACGTGCCGCCCATGCGCCATGCCATCGTCGTCAACATCGGCGACCAGCTCATCACCAACGGCCGGTACATGAGCGTGATGCACCGCGTGCTCACCCGCGCCGACGGCAACCGCATGTCCATCGCGTCATTCTACAACCCCGGCGCCGACGCCGTCATATTTCCGGCCCCGGCGCTCGTGGGCGCTGCCGACGCCGCTGAGAGGAACGAGGGCGAGGAGGGCACCGCCGTGTACCCGAGGTTCGTGTTCGAGGACTACATGAACCTGTACGTGCGCCACAAGTTCGAGGCCAAGGAGCCACGGTTCAAGGCCATGAAGGCAGACGCCGCGCCCATCGCCACCGCGTGA